A DNA window from Megalobrama amblycephala isolate DHTTF-2021 linkage group LG11, ASM1881202v1, whole genome shotgun sequence contains the following coding sequences:
- the LOC125278083 gene encoding apolipoprotein B-100-like yields MGDTKLCLLLLLCAIAVTNAQGGELPCLLAKMYKSFNKYEYTYETESLNALNGAINGPKARCKVQIEVPRTCSYILRTTECALSEAIDVDAEGNPIFGSSAGADAFKAAMEKNPLKFTVEGDDDIKLFPEDDEPVNILNVKRGLISALVVPVLEEDRNRRMPTIYGVCKTGYSVNSREDIATDVTLNRDLSKCDNFRPVKDHTSPLALITGMHYPLAQLIRSSQICNYKFDNAQKHMTSASCTENHMLVPFSYKGQYGVTNVGKQVLTLVGVSVHNDRIFDHDVANMKTLHLDGSIDSVHPIQDKDAMLSVLRELAGLSETNNGHNRAHLAHKLIATIRKMNAESLSAGLPEALEISRPLVYQALFQCGTPECTSAILRVLRTFDRSSVEIDAAVYAMGMVPNPSGDLVKEMLEMAKFKASKPIYYALSNAVRRLYEVEGSVTPEIQAVADYALEQIGDCTGNQEHVYLSLRIIGNMAVAIGAASPALKSAVIQCVNQPAASTEVQQAAIQAFRLTSVPDEGREVLMKVIFDAAALIPKRIAAYLIVMKDPQPSELAQLVAALTKNENCQAMRFVNSHISNILSSTASEAKELREKILNALQGNEIRSVTDPTKYSRNYKIGSLEGNVIFESEELLPNEVILEMTMNAFGYDIDMFEIGLNGKGLEPTVDALIGIDGFFRDTMQKTINYAADKVPCGNDIMQSMFPSLWDNIKMQKAPQSIVKEITNNVNKLIQKLKVRDNPEAMIYLRLLGAELGYLKTKDMENMAYSAALLTERLLNMFPTDFIRNLFSSVNNNLFLHYVFMDNEFYLPTGTGVPLRIALSGTFAPGVKGGLKIARDMSEMAFMPSAGVEFVTEVGALLPEYVESGLEMHTNIYHESGLSVKVAVTNKQFKLTIPTPQAPTTLISVTNSLFSVTGTETKTIPPMMEHVNAKKCTPFFPGFKYCSAMQYSNAFSSDASPYFPLTGDSKFAIEIHPTGEVSAYTATVDYVYENKVDTVNFGLKAEGISFEGTAKLMFDRQKYSVSTDLQIPDYDLEAGIRVHAVDRETQSKATHAIQIDFINKNIPEASLVALAKLESMKGAMLQVQLLIPNFQTDAKVTAKLKCSEILRVELESALMLPEMTNSIQKVILKYDVEKIEAEVTSVVSTEIHNLVPIDAIKAKVNDLLDQQTGTSGVKIHDVLIQSVEASNAYLEQFAADIPYVQGFRIPALPEFTFPKTLFLNAEGAAKYKFGQNYYTISIPIPLGGKSPGDFNFPAALTTPNLVVPQLGLEVASISIPLPEIFVPERLSVSLPLMGMAEVSSKLSSNFYDMEATASAGRELDEKPSYSAKIEVTGTSPVDLLSFKVEGSALVAGTPGESLRAAMKSSLDHKFIQANVTYHEEMTIAEKIKMKSSSKIEANSPLGLKISLEHTGQVGFDEDEIFGDGNLMGSIKAGPLNGEVALRQSLILLPFRPEVKIDSSLKVDSNHFQAENTIEAAFANGELSVVSKTTAFEDILVHNAEVTYKESLLALKSDTRAKALGLNIQNVAEASASLDLINIKIDTSANTAPGNSILSKFIAAVDGNGLDVKGDASAYLFKHTASHICSLSLTRDGLATSGTTLLKSPLIPLSLENKFNGALDSSELSLSVETKGKLVELTIKNTNSLSASLSSVAFTSIAKANSYVGTYKHDLSLQIEPFSTSVKINNQLDVLDMNLINEAQFKALPYKAELTGIWKLASGEDELKHTYEIRYEDLVATAKCGTTGKLMGSHMSHNTEIEVAGLSLTFGSDARLNSQYLRFDGNFHATAVPFRFNVDAMANTDGDLYLYGKQSTQVYTKFLMKVEPLAFAHSHECRVSTTHNLDNGLSIKTILDNKIDTVLTPSEQKATVRVKSEVNNHIFSQDVSAYNTPERLGLEVSGSIMTNLFNRVNSDNQDHFFSAFLKYDKNTNCRVISLPLIKHFPMVLQHMKITILRTAEAMQYYINKEDIIAEIENLAKYISEFVKELNLERRIVKISEDLVALYEKYGVTLDDLEASLINLNPLVMNLVSELDTRVEEIEKYVREMIASGTLFDTAIQRLTEELNSFNEKYDVRAIVLAVIEAIENVIEQIDVMRLKGSGIALLQDLEEQYAIKSKLEEIVSELKQFAANFDQGKFIKDVKNFVTSASFRDYANNLVAQIPTEEISKTVEKAKQLFTVLGSSLNAFYSNMREILVKSGVNKKIEVILKKVDELIKRFNIEQTIEALASTLKSILIPFIELLDKAVTYLKTTEVNEITEHLNNCLNQYIGYIISFDYNVFVDEANQKIKELINDLYTMCLSLEIRQKLEAIREFVGYALSSLSACLEELRAVKVVDVVKKLKDIVDSTVYIDIEALTESLRKRLTDMDIREEILQVLNQLSGIYAKFVAIATDACSAVMEVNQNIFKDQAIVNELKQICDGVKTGLNSTAEFKIPSFTFPLTDLVVPPIKISLEKLEEINLHSTLIDLPEFTILQYYTVPSIRIEYDDIRQGLLDLLNFIANYEVPSADAIFGDIRIIYLPDISAITLPEISFPEISLPEIPKYITKHKFSDLKIPEFTLPAVPNEVMMPCFGKLYSEVRVTIPIFNMRTTMEFLNSTESAETLQFTGYITSHGSSEYDILKYSLDSTARVAIPKMSRVIVAETLKITHSVLAVDHQSSVSLYGFSAQATAKSTVKITSAPFSANILNMAFFALEDGMSANIKTTYDDKVNIPALSWNRDQSYTNDFTLKQEGLKILLTMEEEVKSQISVSDESDDITIKSTSTIIITPTTAQLTISSDGNSRVSKFKQRINAEGVALSYIDFNARIEGNSASEATYLLNASGKANLREMKVEMKADYDTKFDGLLSGTFSSAFNVLVHPFEVVLDFQNKANTKLSFIEQSAKIDLQNNYNVLLNNDVQKLSTVAKARFNQHRYSHNFTVANNRDEAGIYTAVNGEANLEFLTTPVSIPPIQFETLIMIVDTPEISSINLYEQTGLKHLLTNFDQAIDVDAKIIYQKSKVAPIIDLGLINVTPLGDLKTELSFKSSIFSLNANAGIYGMDNPVILFGAITASEFEGLKAKIEGTSSLSTKSGLKIATSVLLENRHIAGTHESTVTMNPDNFEAALSVTTAANINLPVLTAKANHQLTADNKAHPKADSTLMIEYTFDVPIIKLVGRGNAENTLKGEGTSSFISAETLLKGTIDGTFLDRGIVKGALNYDESIYMNGNNLQYALKTVGDGNMNYGDLKVAFDVDENLSVEAAIEHVYTLLKFSSKNEANIGGFNTKGVHTGQATVDLDLLKSLVADVKIDLSQPSTFGDLSISEKVEVELSVPKQKIDYTSKIIFPVYTTDVVAKLDGSSPDYKTVLKATATSPVVLLEYSLDSSMSTTMENDALVVGANVVLTHANFIMDISNVIRMGDPSHTLNVDITSPKFTDVNVRYAARRDGISASVSTPTTGHLGFQLQGMIPSQINARLYSRFASAPEDDVDILIIRAAPKGDEKVLLVSYSLQAACNVFRDLINRLQDISSSVTGFAKKHGIIITYDRLDLMILEFKNVFEDAHNAALWPSPELSELSKLFRNVVVTYQKNIQVLINAVIDFLSETKYKMIGMADIKFIIAQMLEKIANNLEIYFSPIMENFNTVEMTFPSGKVITVAKVQENMRSNMKILLAMMADVMPQLESIDDFLEKLGQTIQKVVYEAQEFVDSMKSDILEAIARPLNTFFKKLMSSYEDIAVFIILNVFFPLALLINNLSTDFEEVLNANNGIQQIELPFRFFQ; encoded by the exons ATGGGGGACACTAAGCTCTGCCTTTTGCTGCTTCTATGTGCAATAGCCGTGACAA atgCTCAAGGCGGGGAATTACCATGCCTTT TGGCCAAAATGTACAAGAGCTTTAACAAGTATGAATACACCTATGAAACAGAGTCTCTAAATGCCCTGAATGGAGCAATCAATGGCCCCAAGGCCAGATGCAAG GTTCAAATTGAGGTCCCTCGTACATGTAGCTACATCTTGCGCACAACGGAGTGTGCATTAAGTGAGGCGATCGATGTTGATGCAGAAGGAAATCCTATCTTTGGGTCATCTGCTGGTGCAGATGCTTTCAAGGCTGCCATGGAGAA GAACCCATTGAAGTTCACCGTTGAGGGAGACGATGACATCAAGCTGTTTCCAGAGGATGATGAACCAGTCAACATTTTGAACGTCAAGAGGGGTCTGATCTCTGCCCTTGTAGTGCCTGTGTTGGAGGAGGACAGAAACAGGAGAATG CCCACCATCTATGGTGTGTGCAAGACAGGCTACTCCGTGAACTCCAGAGAGGACATTGCCACTGATGTCACCCTCAACAGAGACCTGTCTAAATGTGACAATTTCAGGCCTGTCAAGGACCACACTAGTCCCCTGGCCCTTATCACAGGCATG CACTACCCACTTGCTCAGCTCATCAGGAGTAGCCAAATCTGCAACTACAAGTTTGATAATGCACAGAAGCATATGACATCTGCTTCCTGCACTGAAAACCACATGCTTGTGCCTTTTTCTTACAA AGGACAGTATGGAGTTACTAATGTAGGAAAGCAAGTCTTGACACTGGTGGGAGTGTCTGTGCACAACGACAGAATCTTTGACCACG ATGTAGCCAACATGAAGACCCTGCACCTCGACGGCAGCATTGATTCAGTTCATCCAATTCAGGATAAAGATGCCATGCTGTCTGTTCTAAGGGAACTGGCTGGCCTTTCTGAGACCAACAATGGACATAACAGAGCCCATCTGGCTCACAAGCTCATCGCTACAATCCGCAAAATGAATGCTGAAAGCCTGAGCGCTGGTCTCCCGGAGGCCCTGGAGATTTCTCGCCCACTGGTGTACCAGGCATTGTTCCAGTGTGGCACGCCAGAATGCACCAGTGCCATCTTGCGGGTTCTCAGGACCTTTGACCGTTCCTCAGTAGAGATTGATGCTGCAGTGTATGCAATGGGCATGGTACCCAACCCATCTGGAGACCTTGTCAAGGAAATGCTGGAGATGGCCAAATTCAAGGCTAGTAAGCCCATCTACTATGCTCTCAGCAATGCTGTCAGGAG GCTGTATGAAGTTGAAGGAAGTGTCACCCCTGAGATCCAGGCAGTTGCAGATTATGCCCTTGAACAGATTGGCGACTGCACAGGGAACCAGGAACATGTATACTTGTCCCTGAGG ATCATTGGAAACATGGCTGTTGCCATTGGAGCTGCAAGCCCTGCTCTGAAATCAGCGGTTATCCAATGTGTAAACCAACCTGCTGCATCCACTGAGGTCCAGCAAGCTGCTATTCAAGCTTTTAGACTCACTTCTGTCCCTGATGAG GGCAGAGAGGTGCTAATGAAGGTCATTTTTGATGCTGCTGCTCTGATACCAAAGCGTATTGCTGCCTATCTCATTGTGATGAAGGACCCTCAGCCCTCTGAACTGGCTCAGCTGGTTGCTGCTCtgactaaaaatgaaaactgtcagGCTATGAGATTTGTTAACTCCCATATCAGCAACATCCTGAGCTCCACAGCATCAGAGGCTAAGGA ACTCAGAGAGAAGATTCTCAATGCCCTCCAAGGAAATGAGATCAGATCTGTCACAGATCCAACAAAATACTCTCGCAATTACAAGATTGGATCTCTAGAGGGAAATGTGATCTTCGAGTCTGAAGAACTTCTGCCCAACGAAGTCATCCTGGAGATGACCATGAATGCTTTCGGATATGACATAGACATGTTTGAG ATTGGATTGAATGGTAAGGGACTGGAACCTACTGTTGATGCCCTGATTGGTATTGATGGGTTCTTCCGTGACACCATGCAGAAGACCATTAACTATGCAGCTGACAAAGTGCCCTGTGGCAATGACATTATGCAGAGCATGTTCCCAAGCCTATGGGATAACATAAAGATGCAAAAG GCCCCCCAGAGCATCGTCAAGGAAATAACCAATAATGTGAACAAGCTCATCCAGAAACTGAAGGTTCGGGATAATCCAGAGGCTATGATCTACCTGAGGCTTCTGGGTGCTGAACTGGGTTATCTCAAAACCAAGGATATGGAAAACATGGCCTACTCTGCTGCTTTGCTGACTGAAAGACTCTTAAATATGTTCCCTACTGAT ttCATAAGGAACCTTTTCTCAAGTGTAAACAACAACCTTTTCCTTCACTACGTCTTCATGGACAATGAGTTTTATCTACCTACTGGTACCGGAGTTCCATTAAGAATTGCCCTGTCTGGTACTTTTGCTCCAGGAGTGAAGGGAGGACTGAAAATTGCCCGTGACATG AGCGAGATGGCATTCATGCCATCTGCCGGAGTTGAGTTTGTGACTGAAGTTGGGGCTCTCTTACCTGAATACGTTGAGTCTGGCCTGGAGATGCATACTAACATCTACCATGAGAGCGGTCTGAGTGTAAAGGTTGCTGTAACCAACAAACAGTTCAAGCTGACCATTCCCACACCCCAAGCTCCAACTACACTCATCAGTGTGAC CAACTCTTTGTTCTCAGTGACTGGTACTGAAACCAAGACCATTCCTCCCATGATGGAACATGTGAACGCAAAGAAATGCACTCCTTTCTTCCCTGGTTTTAAGTACTGCAGTGCCATGCAATATTCTAATGCCTTTTCCAGTGATGCCTCCCCCTACTTCCCCTTGACTGGTGACAGCAA ATTTGCCATTGAGATCCACCCAACTGGCGAGGTTTCTGCATACACAGCTACTGTCGACTATGTATATGAAAACAAGGTTGACACGGTGAATTTTGGTCTGAAGGCAGAAG GAATATCATTTGAGGGCACAGCCAAACTGATGTTCGACAGACAGAAATACAGCGTCTCGACTGATCTCCAAATTCCTGACTACGACCTGGAAGCTGGAATTCGAGTTCATGCTGTTGACCGCGAAACTCAGAGCAAGGCCACACATGCCatccagattgactttattaaTAAGAACATCCCCGAGGCATCTCTTGTTGCCCTTGCCAA GTTAGAGTCAATGAAGGGCGCCATGCTGCAGGTTCAGCTGCTCATTCCTAATTTTCAGACTGATGCTAAAGTAACTGCAAAACTGAAATGTTCTGAGATCCTTAGAGTTGAGCTTGAGAGTGCCCTTATGCTCCCTGAGATGACAAATTCTATTCAGAAAGTCATTCTGAAATACG ATGTGGAGAAGATTGAGGCTGAGGTCACTTCTGTTGTCAGCACTGAGATTCATAACCTTGTTCCAATTGATGCCATCAAAGCCAAAGTCAATGATCTTCTTGACCAGCAGACTGGCACATCTGGGGTGAAGATCCATGATGTCTTGATCCAATCAgttgag GCTTCAAATGCCTACCTGGAACAATTTGCTGCTGACATCCCATATGTCCAGGGCTTTAGGATTCCTGCCCTCCCAGAATTCACTTTCCCTAAGACGCTGTTCCTGAATGC tgagGGGGCTGCTAAATACAAATTTGGCCAGAATTACTACACTATCTCCATTCCCATTCCTCTTGGTGGGAAATCTCCTGGAGATTTTAACTTCCCTGCTGCCCTGACCACACCAAACCTGGTAGTACCTCAGCTCGGCCTGGAGGTAGCTTCCATAAGCATTCCTCTTCCAGAGATCTTTGTTCCTGAGAGGCTGTCTGTGTCACTGCCTCTCATGGGAATGGCAGAGGTGTCTAGCAAGCTGAGTAGCAACTTCTATGACATGGAGGCAACAGCTTCTGCTGGCAGGGAACTTGATGAGAAACCAAGCTATTCTGCCAAGATTGAAGTCACTGGAACAAGCCCAGTGGATCTCCTCTCTTTTAAAGTAGAAG GATCAGCTTTAGTGGCAGGCACACCTGGAGAATCTTTGAGGGCTGCGATGAAATCATCTCTTGATCACAAGTTCATTCAAGCCAATGTTACTTATCATGAGGAAATGACAATTGCCGAAAAAATCAAGATGAAATCAAGCAGTAAGATTGAGGCGAACAGTCCCTTGGGTCTAAAGATTTCTCTGGAACACACAGGCCAGGTTGGATTTGATGAGGATGAGATCTTCGGAGATGGAAACCTGATGGGCTCCATCAAGGCTGGTCCTCTGAATGGTGAAGTTGCTCTCAGGCAGTCACTTATCCTACTCCCTTTCAGGCCAGAGGTGAAAATTGATTCCTCTCTGAAAGTAGACTCAAATCATTTCCAAGCAGAGAACACGATTGAAGCAGCGTTTGCCAATGGAGAGCTCTCTGTCGTATCAAAAACAACTGCATTTGAGGACATACTGGTGCATAATGCTGAAGTTACCTATAAAGAGTCTCTGCTTGCTCTAAAGTCAGATACAAGAGCAAAGGCTCTCGGTTTGAACATCCAAAATGTAGCTGAGGCTAGTGCTAGTCTtgatttgattaacattaagattgacaCTAGCGCTAACACTGCTCCTGGAAATAGCATCCTTTCCAAGTTTATAGCAGCAGTAGATGGCAATGGGCTGGATGTAAAAGGTGATGCCTCCGCATATCTGTTTAAACACACAGCTTCCCATATTTGCAGCCTATCCTTGACCAGAGATGGCCTGGCCACGAGTGGCACAACCTTACTGAAAAGCCCTCTTATCCCTTTGTCACTTGAGAACAAATTCAATGGAGCCCTTGACTCTTCTGAGCTTTCATTGTCAGTTGAGACCAAGGGTAAATTAGTAGAACTgacaattaaaaatacaaattctcTGTCTGCTTCCCTGTCCTCTGTAGCTTTCACCTCTATAGCAAAAGCTAATAGCTATGTTGGAACATATAAGCATGACCTCTCCCTTCAGATTGAGCCATTTAGTACTTCAGTGAAAATCAATAATCAACTGGATGTTCTGGACATGAACCTGATTAATGAGGCTCAGTTTAAGGCACTTCCATACAAAGCTGAACTGACTGGCATTTGGAAGCTTGCCTCTGGCGAAGATGAGCTGAAGCACACGTATGAGATCAGATATGAAGATCTGGTTGCCACTGCCAAGTGTGGTACAACTGGAAAACTCATGGGATCTCACATGAGCCATAACACAGAAATCGAGGTTGCTGGACTTTCACTCACATTCGGCAGTGATGCTCGTCTTAACTCACAGTACCTACGCTTCGATGGTAACTTTCATGCCACTGCTGTTCCCTTCAGATTCAATGTTGATGCCATGGCCAATACAGATGGTGATTTGTATCTGTATGGAAAACAAAGCACACAAGTTTACACTAAATTTCTTATGAAGGTAGAACCACTTGCTTTTGCACACTCGCACGAATGCAGAGTCTCAACAACTCACAATCTGGACAATGGTCTATCAATTAAAACAATCCTTGATAATAAGATTGACACTGTGCTGACCCCATCTGAGCAGAAGGCAACAGTAAGAGTAAAATCTGAGGTCAACAACCATATCTTCAGCCAAGATGTGAGTGCTTACAATACTCCTGAAAGACTTGGATTAGAAGTGTCTGGATCCATCATGACAAACCTCTTCAACAGAGTTAACTCTGACAACCAAGACCACTTTTTCTCAGCCTTCctaaaatatgataaaaacaCTAACTGTCGTGTCATCAGCCTGCCATTAATTAAGCATTTTCCTATGGTCCTGCAACACATGAAAATTACAATTTTGAGGACTGCCGAAGCCATGCAGTATTATATCAACAAAGAAGATATTATTGCAGAGATTGAGAACCTGGCCAAGTACATTAGTGAATTTGTGAAGGAGCTAAATCTGGAGAGGAGAATTGTCAAGATCAGCGAGGACCTGGTTGCTCTCTATGAGAAGTATGGAGTTACTCTGGATGACCTGGAGGCCTCTCTGATTAATCTAAATCCTCTTGTGATGAACCTAGTCTCTGAACTGGACACTCGTGTAGAAGAGATAGAAAAATATGTGAGGGAAATGATCGCAAGTGGCACACTATTTGACACTGCAATACAGAGACTAACAGAAGAACTGAATTCATTCAATGAGAAATATgatgtcagagccattgttcTTGCTGTCATTGAGGCTATTGAAAATGTAATTGAGCAGATTGATGTAATGAGACTGAAGGGCAGTGGCATTGCCCTCTTGCAAGATCTTGAGGAACAATATGCTATTAAATCTAAACTGGAGGAGATTGTGAGTGAACTGAAGCAGTTTGCTGCAAACTTTGACCAAGGAAAGTTCATTAAGGATGTGAAGAACTTTGTTACTTCTGCCAGCTTCCGAGACTATGCAAACAATTTGGTGGCTCAAATCCCTACAGAAGAAATCAGCAAGACTGTTGAAAAAGCAAAACAATTGTTTACTGTACTGGGAAGCAGCTTGAATGCCTTCTACAGCAACATGAGAGAAATTCTGGTGAAATCTGGTGTTAACAAGAAGATTGAAGTAATTCTGAAAAAAGTTGATGAGCTAATCAAGAGGTTCAATATTGAACAAACTATTGAGGCTCTTGCTAGCACTTTGAAATCTATTCTGATCCCTTTCATAGAGCTACTGGATAAGGCCGTCACTTACTTGAAAACAACAGAGGTAAACGAAATCACTGAGCATTTGAACAACTGCTTAAACCAATACATCGGATATATTATATCATTTGACTACAATGTGTTTGTGGATGAGGCCAACCAGAAAATCAAGGAattaataaatgatctttaCACCATGTGTTTGTCACTTGAGATCCGACAAAAGCTTGAGGCAATCAGAGAATTTGTCGGTTATGCTCTGTCATCTCTTAGTGCTTGCCTTGAGGAGCTGAGAGCAGTCAAAGTTGTAGATGTGGTTAAAAAACTCAAGGACATTGTTGATAGTACAGTCTACATTGACATTGAGGCACTTACAGAAAGCCTCAGGAAGAGACTTACAGACATGGATATTAGAGAagaaatcctccaggtcctgaaTCAATTGAGTGGTATCTACGCTAAGTTTGTGGCCATTGCAACAGACGCATGCAGTGCTGTTATGGAAGTAAATCAAAACATCTTTAAAGATCAGGCAATTGTCAATGAGTTAAAGCAAATCTGTGATGGAGTCAAAACAGGACTGAATTCAACAGCTGAATTCAAGATACCATCTTTTACTTTTCCACTCACTGACCTTGTTGTTCCCCCCATAAAAATAAGTTTAGAAAAGCTTGAGGAAATCAACCTCCATTCTACATTGATTGACCTTCCAGAGTTTACTATTCTGCAATATTACACTGTTCCATCAATCAGAATAGAGTATGATGATATCAGGCAGGGACTATTAGACCTATTGAACTTCATTGCCAACTATGAAGTGCCATCTGCTGATGCCATCTTTGGAGACATTAGAATTATCTACCTGCCAGACATCTCTGCCATCACACTGCCAGAGATCAGTTTTCCAGAGATCTCCCTCCCTGAAATTCCTAAATACATTACTAAGCACAAATTCTCAGATCTGAAGATCCCAGAATTCACACTCCCTGCAGTCCCTAATGAGGTCATGATGCCATGCTTTGGAAAGCTGTATAGTGAGGTTAGAGTCACCATTCCAATTTTCAACATGAGAACTACAATGGAATTCTTAAACTCTACTGAAAGTGCAGAAACCCTTCAATTTACCGGGTACATTACCTCACATGGATCATCTGAATATGACATTCTTAAATACAGCTTGGATTCAACAGCTCGGGTTGCCATCCCTAAGATGAGTCGTGTGATTGTTGCTGAAACTCTGAAGATCACTCACAGTGTCCTAGCTGTTGACCATCAATCCTCAGTGTCACTCTATGGCTTCTCAGCCCAAGCCACGGCCAAGAGCACTGTGAAGATAACTTCTGCCCCCTTTAGTGCTAACATTCTTAATATGGCTTTCTTTGCACTGGAGGATGGAATGTCTGCaaatattaaaacaacataTGATGATAAGGTAAACATTCCTGCACTCTCATGGAACAGAGACCAATCTTACACCAATGACTTCACACTTAAGCAGGAAGGTTTAAAAATCCTTCTGACCATGGAAGAAGAAGTCAAGAGCCAAATATCTGTGAGTGATGAGTCTGATGATATCACAATAAAGAGTACCTCAACTATAATTATTACTCCAACAACAGCCCAGCTAACCATTTCTTCAGATGGCAACAGTAGAGTTtcaaaatttaaacaaagaataaATGCTGAAGGTGTTGCCCTGAGCTACATTGACTTTAATGCTCGTATTGAAGGTAATTCTGCTTCCGAAGCCACTTACTTGCTGAATGCTTCTGGAAAGGCTAATCTCAGAGAAATGAAGGTAGAGATGAAGGCAGACTATGACACAAAGTTTGATGGATTGCTCAGTGGTACCTTTTCCAGTGCCTTCAACGTCTTAGTGCATCCCTTTGAGGTGGTCCTTGATTTCCAGAACAAGGCTAATACTAAGCTCAGCTTCATAGAGCAATCTGCCAAGATTGATCTCCAGaataattataatgttcttctaaataatgatgtgcagaAGTTGAGCACTGTGGCAAAAGCTCGCTTCAACCAGCACAGATACAGTCACAACTTTACAGTTGCCAACAACAGAGATGAGGCTGGCATTTACACAGCAGTAAATGGAGAGGCCAATTTGGAATTCCTAACTACCCCAGTCAGTATTCCACCTATCCAGTTTGAAACCCTAATTATGATTGTTGACACTCCAGAAATCAGCAGCATCAACCTATATGAACAAACTGGCCTTAAGCATCTGTTGACCAACTTTGACCAGGCCATTGATGTAGATGCAAAGATTATCTATCAGAAGAGCAAAGTTGCACCCATTATTGATCTTGGTCTCATTAATGTCACTCCTCTGGGCGATTTAAAAACAGAGTTGTCTTTCAAGTCCTCTATATTCAGTCTTAATGCTAATGCTGGAATCTATGGGATGGATAACCCAGTAATTCTATTTGGAGCCATTACTGCATCTGAGTTTGAGGGACTGAAGGCAAAGATTGAAGGAACCAGCAGCCTGAGCACCAAAAGTGGATTAAAAATAGCCACTTCTGTACTCCTGGAAAATCGTCACATTGCAGGAACCCATGAAAGCACTGTAACTATGAACCCAGAtaactttgaagctgcactgtcTGTGACCACAGCTGCAAATATCAACCTACCTGTTCTCACAGCTAAAGCCAACCACCAACTTACTGCTGACAACAAGGCCCATCCAAAAGCGGATTCTACTTTAATGATAGAGTACACCTTTGACgttcccattataaagcttgttGGTAGGGGAAATGCTGAAAACACCTTAAAAGGTGAAGGAACTTCTTCATTTATCTCTGCTGAGACTCTCTTAAAGGGTACCATTGATGGAACATTCCTAGACCGTGGTATTGTGAAGGGAGCTCTGAATTATGATGAATCCATCTATATGAATGGTAATAATTTGCAATATGCTCTTAAGACGGTTGGCGATGGCAACATGAATTATGGAGATCTAAAGGTGGCATTTGATGTGGATGAAAACCTGTCTGTGGAGGCAGCTATTGAACATGTTTATACTCTGCTGAAGTTTTCTTCCAAGAATGAAGCAAATATCGGAGGTTTCAACACAAAGGGAGTTCATACTGGCCAAGCCACAGTTGATCTGGATCTTCTGAAGTCACTGGTGGCTGATGTGAAAATTGATTTGTCTCAACCAAGTACCTTTGGTGACCTTAGCATCTCTGAGAAGGTGGAAGTGGAGCTCAGTGTACCCAAGCAGAAAATTGATTACACCTCAAAAATCATCTTTCCAGTGTACACCACAGATGTTGTTGCTAAACTAGATGGTAGCTCACCAGACTACAAAACTGTTCTCAAGGCTACAGCCACGTCACCAGTTGTGTTGCTGGAGTACAGTCTTGACA GCTCTATGAGTACTACAATGGAGAACGATGCCCTGGTTGTAGGAGCTAATGTTGTACTTACACATGCTAACTTTATTATGGACATCAGCAATGTTATTCGCATGGG TGATCCTAGCCATACCCTGAATGTGGACATCACCAGCCCAAAGTTCACTGATGTAAACGTTCGCTATGCTGCTCGAAGAGATGGCATAAGTGCCTCGGTTTCAACACCGACAACTGGCCACCTTGGCTTCCAGCTTCAAGGAATGATTCCATCCCAGATCAATGCGAGACTCTACAGCCGTTTTGCT tCTGCACCAGAAGATGATGTTGACATTCTAATCATCAGAGCTGCACCAAAGGGAGATGAAAAAGTACTTTTGGTCAGCTACAGTTTACAGGCTGCATGTAATGTGTTCAGAGACTTGATAAACAGGCTACAGGATATCTCATCCAGTGTTACTGGATTTGCTAAAAAACATGGCATCATTATTACATATGACAGACTTGACTTGATGATTCTtgaatttaaaaatgtctttgaagATGCCCACAATGCTGCTCTCTGGCCCAGCCCAGAGCTCAGTGAGCTATCTAAACTGTTCAGAAATGTAGTTGTTACGTACCAAAAGAACATCCAGGTTCTGATTAATGCTGTCATCGACTTCCTGAGCGAGACCAAATACAAAATGATTGGAATGGCTGATATCAAATTTATAATTGCACAAATGCTGGAGAAAATTGCCAACAACCTGGAGATATATTTCTCTCCCATCATGGAGAACTTCAACACAGTTGAAATGACGTTTCCTTCTGGTAAGGTCATCACTGTAGCCAAGGTCCAAGAAAATATGAGAAGTAACATGAAAATTCTCCTAGCTATGATGGCAGATGTGATGCCGCAATTGGAAAGCATTGATGACTTTCTTGAGAAATTGGGACAGACAATTCAAAAGGTTGTTTATGAAGCACAAGAATTTGTGGACAGCATGAAGTCCGACATCTTAGAAGCTATTGCCCGTCCCCTTAACACTTTCTTCAAAAAGTTGATGAGTTCTTATGAGGACATTGCAGTGTTCATCatcttaaatgttttttttcctttagcTCTGTTAATTAACAACCTTTCTACTGACTTTGAGGAAGTGCTTAATGCAAATAATGGAATACAGCAAATTGAGCTTCCCTTCCGCTTTTTCCAGTAA